From Haloglomus litoreum, the proteins below share one genomic window:
- a CDS encoding thiamine pyrophosphate-dependent enzyme, whose amino-acid sequence MSFTPLHQHDDDAEREPTDREAFTPGIEPQATWCPGCGDFGVLKALKGAMGDLGYTPEEVLLVTGIGCSGKLSSYFESYGFHSIHGRSLPVARAAKLANPGLEVVAAGGDGDGYGIGGNHFVHTARENHDMTYIVFNNEIFGLTKGQTSPTSPMGHKSKTQPHGSAKAPIRPLSLSLVGGASYVARTAAVNPNQAQEIIKEAIQHDGFAHVDFLTQCPTWNKDAKQYVPYIDVQQSDDYEFDYHDRREASEMMHDVEDALHEGEVLTGRFYHDPDRPSYQEEKRAHGDVPEDSLAERYHDDDYEWERSYDLMDAHK is encoded by the coding sequence ATGAGCTTCACACCACTCCACCAGCACGACGACGACGCGGAACGGGAACCGACCGACCGGGAGGCGTTCACTCCCGGTATCGAACCGCAGGCCACCTGGTGCCCCGGCTGTGGCGACTTCGGCGTCCTGAAGGCACTGAAGGGTGCCATGGGTGACCTCGGCTACACCCCCGAGGAGGTGCTGCTCGTCACGGGCATCGGCTGCTCCGGGAAGCTCTCCTCGTACTTCGAGAGCTACGGCTTCCACTCCATCCACGGCCGGTCGCTGCCGGTCGCGCGGGCCGCGAAACTCGCGAATCCCGGACTGGAGGTCGTCGCCGCGGGTGGCGACGGCGACGGCTACGGCATCGGCGGGAACCACTTCGTCCACACCGCCCGCGAGAACCACGACATGACCTACATCGTGTTCAACAACGAGATCTTCGGGCTGACGAAGGGGCAGACCTCGCCCACCTCGCCGATGGGGCACAAGTCGAAGACCCAGCCCCACGGCTCGGCGAAGGCGCCCATCCGCCCGCTCTCGCTCTCGCTCGTCGGTGGGGCCTCCTACGTCGCTCGGACCGCGGCCGTGAACCCGAACCAGGCCCAGGAGATCATCAAGGAGGCAATCCAGCACGACGGATTCGCGCACGTCGACTTCCTCACCCAGTGCCCGACCTGGAACAAGGACGCCAAGCAGTACGTCCCGTACATCGACGTCCAGCAGTCCGACGACTACGAGTTCGATTACCACGACCGCCGCGAGGCCAGCGAGATGATGCACGACGTCGAGGACGCCCTCCACGAGGGCGAGGTGCTCACCGGCCGGTTCTACCACGACCCCGACCGGCCCTCCTACCAGGAGGAGAAGCGCGCCCACGGCGACGTGCCCGAGGACTCCCTGGCGGAGCGCTACCACGACGACGACTACGAGTGGGAGCGCAGCTACGACCTCATGGACGCGCACAAGTGA
- a CDS encoding DUF7504 family protein, translating into MSHPSTSSETVPRPAPERLARVSGSNVAVVGEPMVGKSGAALDTLRAAVDDGREALLISAARGPGRLPLPEGVTVVDCTPGPPSDDAVSVNSPGDLTGIGMPVSRFLNDADRPVVTVDSLTSLLLYSETRSVFRFLSVLSTQVARAGGLGLYLVDEGAHDERTSRTFAQLFDGQVRLRDGLGGPEARGKGVDALPAEWIPARR; encoded by the coding sequence ATGTCCCACCCATCGACATCCAGCGAGACCGTCCCGCGCCCCGCGCCGGAGCGACTGGCGAGGGTCTCCGGGAGCAACGTCGCCGTGGTGGGGGAGCCGATGGTCGGCAAGAGCGGCGCTGCCCTCGATACCCTCCGGGCGGCCGTCGATGACGGTCGCGAGGCTCTCCTGATCTCGGCAGCCCGCGGCCCGGGCCGACTCCCCCTCCCCGAGGGCGTGACCGTCGTGGACTGCACGCCCGGCCCGCCATCCGACGACGCGGTCTCGGTGAACTCGCCGGGCGACCTGACCGGCATCGGGATGCCCGTGTCCCGCTTCCTGAACGACGCCGACCGACCGGTGGTCACGGTGGATTCACTGACCTCGCTGCTGCTCTACTCGGAGACCCGGTCGGTCTTCCGCTTCCTCTCGGTGCTCTCCACACAGGTCGCCCGAGCCGGTGGGCTCGGACTCTACCTCGTCGACGAGGGCGCCCACGACGAGCGGACCTCCCGGACGTTCGCGCAGCTGTTCGACGGACAGGTCCGACTCCGGGACGGGCTGGGTGGGCCCGAGGCCCGGGGGAAGGGCGTGGACGCACTGCCGGCGGAGTGGATCCCCGCCCGTCGCTGA
- a CDS encoding DICT sensory domain-containing protein, translating into MSLTELISGVEDHEKRLTVFNTDDETVEAVREQFRDRNLSVVGDRSESGRPGSFVVLSSMRDGVDEFVTATSVDEVLTAPRREASDVEGDVHHPILDHLDETMFTSYDTRQMVAASREIEDRAWRLGEGSLHAGFQQLSILADQMDVYTRLASREGLDVHAYACPDAEVPTHDTDLTIHVERSEEIADSWFVVYDGNGADVNKCALLAEEREDRAFYGFWTYDPDTVDWIVEYLEGAYGLIEQ; encoded by the coding sequence ATGTCCCTCACCGAACTGATATCCGGTGTGGAGGACCACGAGAAGCGCCTCACGGTCTTCAACACCGACGACGAGACCGTCGAGGCCGTCCGGGAGCAGTTCCGCGACCGGAACCTCTCGGTCGTCGGGGATCGCTCCGAGAGCGGCCGGCCGGGGTCGTTCGTCGTGCTCTCGAGCATGCGGGACGGGGTGGACGAGTTCGTGACCGCTACCAGCGTCGACGAGGTGCTCACGGCACCGCGGCGCGAGGCGTCGGACGTCGAGGGCGACGTCCACCACCCCATCCTGGACCACCTCGATGAGACGATGTTCACCTCGTACGACACCCGGCAGATGGTCGCTGCCTCCCGGGAGATCGAGGACCGCGCCTGGCGGCTCGGCGAAGGGTCGCTCCACGCGGGCTTCCAGCAGCTCTCCATCCTCGCGGACCAGATGGACGTCTACACCCGGCTGGCCTCCCGCGAGGGGCTCGACGTCCACGCCTACGCCTGCCCTGACGCCGAGGTGCCCACCCACGATACGGACCTGACCATCCACGTCGAGCGCTCCGAGGAGATCGCCGACTCCTGGTTCGTCGTCTACGACGGCAACGGCGCCGACGTCAACAAGTGTGCCCTGCTCGCCGAGGAGCGCGAGGACCGGGCGTTCTACGGCTTCTGGACCTACGACCCCGACACGGTCGACTGGATCGTCGAGTACCTCGAGGGAGCCTACGGGCTCATCGAGCAGTGA
- a CDS encoding DUF7113 family protein, with the protein MLLIEGSAGGTTLTGTLYEPGEEAPSFRGAPDDGSPYVWVCDEFYTVESGGQVQRVGDRELRVAFESPMPRGFEDREAAIEAAAEHVRTQFARLGVVGDSVEVEVIQSADPPEN; encoded by the coding sequence GTGTTACTCATCGAGGGGAGCGCCGGGGGGACCACCCTGACCGGCACCCTGTACGAACCGGGTGAGGAAGCGCCCTCGTTCAGGGGCGCGCCGGACGACGGCTCGCCGTACGTCTGGGTGTGCGACGAGTTCTACACGGTCGAGAGCGGCGGCCAGGTCCAGCGGGTCGGCGACCGCGAACTCCGTGTCGCCTTCGAGTCACCGATGCCGCGCGGGTTCGAGGACCGAGAGGCCGCCATCGAGGCGGCGGCGGAGCACGTGCGGACCCAGTTCGCTCGGCTCGGGGTTGTCGGTGACAGCGTCGAGGTCGAGGTCATCCAGAGCGCCGACCCGCCGGAGAACTGA
- a CDS encoding 2-oxoacid:acceptor oxidoreductase subunit alpha, with protein MTGEIVWRIAGGSGDGIDSTSQNFAKALMRSGLHVFTHRHYPSRIRGGHTYVEVRADDQPVRARGDGFNFLLALGDSFARNTKEHAYYGNEQAKPLAENLDDLRDGGVVVYDEGLLDASEIEDFEARAEEHNWHVYPMDLRGMARDQGREVMRNTAGVGVTCALLDYPLEPIEKLMEDRMSGDVLEANLEILEYAAEQANQLDHTHDLRMPQGEHDSEQALVSGSNGIAYGAIDEGCRFVAGYPMTPWTEVFTLLSQHLPDMGGIAEQVEDEIAAAALALGASHAGVKALSGSSGGGFALMSEPLGLAEMTETPLVLVEATRAGPSTGMPTKTEQGDLEHVLYTSQGDSCRVVFAPGNQREAYEQTRQAFELAYDFHLPAVVVYDQKLSGELRNVDADFFDREPNPDLGATLTEEELAEAAHYATGTFERFQHDPQGAPEGVSPRSIPGQADGRYLASGNEHHPTGHISEDPDNRVAQMDRRMRKLAAIRERLDERESNQVRHGAADATVGVMTYGSNQGTVHEAVDRLVEDGHSVASLSVSDLMPFPEADVGEFLDSVETCLVVEMNASGQFRGLVQRELGTHGDILHSLLKYNGEPFEPHEIVEAVEGLGSGDPATAATRYVPAGSD; from the coding sequence ATGACAGGAGAAATCGTCTGGCGCATCGCGGGTGGTTCCGGTGACGGAATCGACTCGACCAGCCAGAACTTCGCGAAAGCACTGATGCGGTCCGGCCTTCACGTGTTCACGCACCGTCACTATCCCTCGCGGATCCGCGGTGGCCACACGTACGTCGAGGTCCGGGCCGACGACCAGCCGGTACGGGCCCGTGGTGATGGCTTCAACTTCCTCCTCGCGCTGGGCGACTCGTTCGCCCGCAACACGAAGGAGCACGCCTACTACGGCAACGAGCAGGCAAAGCCCCTCGCCGAGAACCTCGACGACCTCCGGGACGGTGGGGTGGTCGTCTACGACGAGGGCCTGCTGGACGCGAGCGAGATCGAGGACTTCGAGGCCCGGGCCGAGGAGCACAACTGGCACGTCTACCCGATGGATCTCCGGGGCATGGCTCGCGACCAGGGACGCGAGGTGATGCGCAACACCGCCGGCGTCGGCGTCACGTGTGCGCTGCTGGACTACCCGCTCGAACCCATCGAGAAACTGATGGAGGACCGGATGAGCGGCGACGTGCTGGAGGCGAACCTGGAGATCCTCGAGTACGCCGCCGAGCAGGCCAACCAGCTGGACCACACGCACGACCTGCGGATGCCCCAGGGCGAGCACGACAGCGAGCAGGCGCTCGTCTCCGGCTCCAACGGCATCGCCTACGGCGCCATCGACGAGGGCTGCCGGTTCGTCGCCGGCTACCCGATGACGCCGTGGACGGAGGTGTTCACGCTGCTCAGCCAGCACCTCCCCGACATGGGCGGCATCGCCGAGCAGGTCGAGGACGAGATCGCGGCGGCTGCCCTCGCGCTCGGCGCGAGCCACGCCGGCGTCAAGGCACTCTCGGGCTCCTCGGGCGGCGGGTTCGCCCTCATGTCCGAGCCGCTCGGCCTCGCGGAGATGACGGAGACACCGCTGGTCCTCGTGGAGGCCACACGGGCGGGCCCCTCGACGGGGATGCCGACGAAGACCGAGCAGGGCGACCTCGAACACGTCCTCTACACGAGCCAGGGCGACTCCTGCCGGGTGGTCTTCGCGCCGGGGAACCAGCGCGAGGCCTACGAGCAGACCCGGCAGGCGTTCGAACTGGCCTACGACTTCCACCTGCCCGCCGTCGTCGTCTACGACCAGAAGCTCTCGGGCGAGCTGCGGAACGTCGACGCCGACTTCTTCGACCGGGAGCCGAACCCGGACCTGGGCGCGACGCTCACCGAAGAGGAACTCGCCGAGGCGGCCCACTACGCCACCGGGACGTTCGAGCGGTTCCAGCACGACCCGCAGGGCGCCCCCGAGGGCGTCTCGCCCCGCTCCATCCCGGGGCAGGCCGACGGCCGCTACCTCGCGTCGGGGAACGAACACCACCCGACGGGCCACATCTCGGAGGACCCCGACAACCGGGTCGCACAGATGGACCGCCGGATGCGGAAGCTGGCGGCCATCCGCGAGCGCCTCGACGAGCGCGAGAGCAACCAGGTCCGCCACGGCGCGGCCGACGCGACCGTCGGCGTGATGACCTACGGCTCCAACCAGGGGACCGTCCACGAGGCCGTCGACCGGCTCGTCGAGGACGGGCACAGTGTGGCCTCACTGTCGGTCTCGGACCTGATGCCGTTCCCCGAGGCCGACGTCGGGGAGTTCCTCGACAGCGTGGAGACCTGCCTGGTCGTCGAGATGAACGCCTCTGGGCAGTTCCGCGGCCTCGTCCAGCGCGAGCTCGGCACACACGGCGACATCCTGCACAGCCTGCTCAAGTACAACGGCGAGCCCTTCGAGCCCCACGAGATCGTGGAGGCCGTCGAGGGCCTGGGCAGCGGTGACCCCGCGACCGCCGCCACGCGCTACGTCCCCGCGGGGAGCGACTGA
- a CDS encoding NEW3 domain-containing protein — protein sequence MSSGPDSSRFARASRVLLVLALVSSTVAAAAVPAAAYVEGKPDISVTLSDGTVQPGAESTLELTLVNSGKVEVGASGQALAGKEQVVTTARGTVVRVEPARNRNPIEVKTGEVAVGSVPEGARPVPIQVSVPENAEPGTYELDVEVEYEHYDFIPGGNVNKYGEEQRTKEFTVEVTVEETARFEVVDTTTNVPVGGSGAVNVTVANVGNEAASDASLSLQSTNAALTFGGTPTAESYVGEWAPGERRSVTVGADVASTATTRSLAIATTVSYEDVDGDAQQASLSTGVVPRSEQRFTLASAETSAAIGDQGRLTVALTNTGDRTLDDATVRLESSNAALTFGGSPTARTFVGEWAPNETREFQVEAGFAPSAEERSYALDATVSYTNPSGRTERTDPVTVGVRPAPEQSFDLGGHETALRVGEEGELTGRIVNEGPGEVENAVLVLEPPANVVTAEREYAIGDLGPRSSAEFRYDVEVSSEAREGPRQFTYRLRYEDDGGDTVTSDPLYARGSVAQQRDTFSVDTNASLAAGSSETIEVQVTNEGDEPLTAVSAKLFADAPIGASNDEAFVEELGPGATETLTFRISAAGSAIPKPYPVSLDFQYDEPDGDTKISDSYQVAIDVTERQGGGLLSTFVVPGGLGGAGLGLGVVLSLGGLAAVGLGLVGRRE from the coding sequence ATGAGTTCCGGTCCCGATTCCTCCCGCTTCGCGCGCGCATCCCGTGTCCTACTCGTCCTCGCTCTCGTCTCCTCGACAGTCGCCGCGGCCGCCGTTCCGGCGGCGGCCTACGTCGAGGGGAAACCCGATATCTCCGTCACGCTCTCCGACGGCACCGTCCAGCCCGGCGCCGAATCCACGCTGGAACTGACGCTCGTCAACAGCGGGAAGGTGGAGGTGGGCGCAAGCGGCCAGGCGCTCGCCGGCAAGGAGCAGGTCGTCACCACCGCTCGCGGGACGGTGGTCCGTGTCGAGCCGGCCCGCAACAGGAACCCCATCGAGGTCAAGACCGGGGAGGTGGCCGTCGGCTCCGTCCCCGAGGGCGCCCGTCCGGTCCCGATCCAGGTCTCGGTCCCCGAGAACGCCGAGCCCGGCACCTACGAACTGGATGTCGAGGTCGAGTACGAGCACTACGACTTCATCCCGGGCGGGAACGTCAACAAGTACGGTGAGGAGCAGCGGACGAAGGAGTTCACCGTCGAGGTGACGGTCGAGGAGACCGCCCGGTTCGAGGTCGTCGACACGACCACGAACGTCCCGGTCGGCGGGAGCGGCGCGGTGAACGTCACCGTCGCGAACGTCGGCAACGAGGCGGCGTCCGACGCGTCGCTGTCGTTGCAGTCGACGAACGCGGCCCTGACCTTCGGCGGCACGCCGACCGCCGAGTCCTACGTCGGCGAGTGGGCTCCCGGCGAGCGCCGGAGCGTCACCGTCGGCGCCGACGTGGCCTCCACTGCGACGACCCGCTCGCTAGCCATCGCGACGACCGTCAGCTACGAGGACGTCGACGGTGACGCCCAGCAGGCGTCGCTCTCGACCGGCGTGGTGCCACGGTCGGAACAGCGGTTCACCCTCGCGAGTGCCGAGACGAGCGCCGCCATCGGCGACCAGGGGCGCCTGACCGTCGCGCTCACGAACACCGGCGACCGGACGCTCGACGACGCGACGGTCCGACTCGAGTCCAGCAACGCCGCGCTCACCTTCGGCGGGTCGCCGACGGCGCGGACGTTCGTCGGCGAGTGGGCACCCAACGAGACCCGCGAGTTCCAGGTGGAGGCCGGCTTCGCCCCCTCCGCCGAGGAGCGTAGCTACGCCCTCGACGCGACGGTCTCGTACACCAACCCCTCGGGTCGCACGGAGCGAACCGACCCGGTGACCGTCGGCGTCAGGCCGGCCCCCGAGCAGTCGTTCGACCTCGGCGGGCACGAGACCGCACTCCGGGTCGGCGAGGAGGGGGAGCTGACCGGACGCATCGTCAACGAGGGGCCGGGTGAGGTGGAGAACGCGGTCCTGGTGCTGGAGCCGCCCGCGAACGTCGTGACCGCCGAGCGCGAGTACGCCATCGGTGACCTCGGCCCACGCAGTAGCGCCGAGTTCCGGTACGACGTGGAGGTCTCCTCGGAGGCCCGCGAGGGGCCCCGCCAGTTCACCTACCGGCTGCGCTACGAGGACGACGGCGGTGACACGGTCACCTCCGACCCGCTGTACGCGCGTGGGAGCGTGGCCCAGCAGCGCGATACGTTCTCCGTGGACACGAACGCCTCGCTGGCCGCCGGCTCCAGCGAGACCATCGAGGTCCAGGTCACCAACGAGGGTGACGAACCCCTGACCGCCGTCAGCGCGAAGCTGTTCGCCGACGCACCCATCGGCGCGAGCAACGACGAGGCGTTCGTCGAGGAGCTGGGACCGGGCGCCACCGAGACCCTGACCTTCCGCATCAGCGCGGCCGGCAGCGCCATCCCGAAGCCGTATCCCGTCTCGCTGGACTTCCAGTACGACGAGCCCGACGGTGACACGAAGATCTCCGACAGTTACCAGGTCGCTATCGACGTGACCGAGCGCCAGGGCGGCGGCCTGCTGTCGACGTTCGTGGTCCCCGGCGGGCTCGGCGGCGCGGGCCTGGGACTCGGCGTCGTGCTCTCGCTGGGTGGGCTGGCCGCGGTCGGCCTGGGCCTGGTCGGGCGACGGGAATGA
- a CDS encoding efflux RND transporter permease subunit, translating to MSGPVDYQRFVDAADDQIVNHPRRVVGAFLVLTLVFGAGLGAVSTDAGTAGFTQDVPAQVAFEEVQNEFETSAFATDTGSTQLIQRGENVLSKKGLVRMLEVQNRVEDHDELRVTSTASAATIVATTLDPEARTTEQQIRAVERATPREIDRAVQTAADRNPRFVGLLSNDFNRGSAAAGATIGVVTHEVPAGLSASAGQGGTSPLTPLQLRTDYVVDSVGGDIIVFGSGIISAEFSNVIFDSLIIVVPAAVLFILLFLIISYRDLADLMLGMVALAMALIWTFGFMGLAGIPFNQILITIPPLLLAVGIDFGIHAVNRYREERVTGLDIGPAMRVTTDQLLVAFFIVTGTTVIGFSANLTSALPPIRDFGIVAAVGIVFTFLIFGVFLPAAKVLLDRSRQKYPIPTFSTTPLGAEGSRLGRALSGGVFIAKRTPAVFLVVALVASGGMAYHATGVDTTFSNEDFLPPEENPDYLMALPEPFKPSEYSVTALTNFLSEKFESSQSDTVTVYVEGPLQQDQALEVLYRAGDDPPDALVQQNGRADATSVVSVIDDYAARDEEFRELVARNDRNGNGVPDDDLPAVYDALLAEDSPVRGQALRYITEDRRSTRLVYSVKADATQGEITEDARSVAADMERPRTSLVAIATGSTVVFEAISGLILDSAVTSLIIALTGTAVFLLFVYWVLEGKPSMGVANLIPIVVTVSFVAGSMRVFGISFNAFTATILAITIGLGIDYSVHVTHRFADEYRERELYEALDRTVRGTGGALAGSMLTTVFGIGVLVLSVFPAIGQFGILTGLSVIYAFVSSLLVLPSALVVWARLFGGGGGLASDEPSTGPTPEDVSATGGDVSAGEAG from the coding sequence ATGAGCGGTCCTGTCGACTACCAGCGGTTCGTCGACGCGGCGGACGACCAGATCGTCAACCATCCCCGGCGCGTCGTCGGCGCGTTCCTCGTGCTGACGCTCGTGTTCGGCGCCGGCCTCGGCGCCGTCTCCACGGACGCCGGGACCGCGGGGTTCACGCAGGACGTGCCCGCGCAGGTGGCGTTCGAGGAGGTACAGAACGAGTTCGAAACGAGCGCGTTCGCGACCGATACCGGGAGCACCCAGCTCATCCAGCGCGGCGAGAACGTGCTCTCGAAGAAGGGACTGGTGCGGATGCTGGAGGTGCAGAACCGGGTCGAGGACCACGACGAACTGCGGGTCACGTCGACGGCGTCGGCCGCGACCATCGTCGCGACCACGCTGGACCCGGAGGCCCGGACGACCGAACAGCAGATCCGCGCGGTCGAGCGGGCCACGCCCCGCGAGATCGACCGCGCGGTCCAGACGGCGGCCGACCGGAACCCACGGTTCGTGGGGCTCCTCTCGAACGACTTCAACCGTGGCTCGGCGGCGGCCGGCGCGACCATCGGCGTCGTCACCCACGAGGTACCCGCCGGACTCTCGGCATCGGCGGGGCAGGGCGGAACCAGCCCGCTGACGCCGCTCCAGCTCCGGACGGATTACGTCGTCGACAGCGTCGGCGGCGACATCATCGTCTTCGGCTCGGGGATCATCTCCGCGGAGTTCAGCAACGTCATCTTCGACTCGCTGATCATCGTCGTCCCGGCGGCGGTCCTGTTCATCCTCCTGTTCCTCATCATCTCCTACCGGGACCTCGCAGACCTCATGCTGGGGATGGTGGCGCTGGCGATGGCACTGATCTGGACGTTCGGGTTCATGGGGCTCGCGGGTATCCCGTTCAACCAGATCCTCATCACCATCCCGCCGCTGTTGCTGGCGGTGGGCATCGACTTCGGGATACACGCGGTGAACCGCTATCGGGAGGAGCGGGTCACGGGACTGGATATCGGCCCGGCGATGCGCGTGACGACCGACCAGCTGCTCGTGGCGTTCTTCATCGTCACGGGCACGACGGTCATCGGGTTCTCCGCGAACCTCACCTCCGCGCTGCCACCCATCCGGGACTTCGGCATCGTCGCCGCCGTCGGCATCGTGTTCACCTTCCTCATCTTCGGGGTGTTCCTGCCGGCGGCGAAGGTGCTGCTCGACCGCTCCCGGCAGAAGTACCCCATCCCCACCTTCTCGACGACGCCGCTCGGCGCGGAGGGCTCGCGGCTCGGCCGGGCGCTCTCGGGCGGGGTCTTCATCGCGAAGCGGACGCCGGCCGTCTTCCTCGTCGTCGCGCTGGTCGCGTCGGGCGGGATGGCCTACCACGCGACAGGCGTGGACACGACGTTCTCGAACGAGGACTTCCTGCCGCCGGAGGAGAACCCGGACTACCTGATGGCGCTCCCGGAGCCGTTCAAGCCATCGGAGTACAGCGTGACGGCGCTGACCAACTTCCTCTCCGAGAAGTTCGAGTCCAGCCAGTCGGATACGGTCACGGTGTACGTGGAGGGGCCGTTGCAACAGGACCAGGCGCTGGAGGTGCTGTATCGGGCGGGTGACGACCCGCCGGACGCGCTCGTCCAGCAGAACGGGCGAGCGGACGCCACCTCCGTCGTCAGCGTCATCGACGATTACGCCGCCCGGGACGAGGAGTTCCGCGAGCTGGTCGCCCGCAACGACCGCAACGGCAACGGCGTCCCCGACGACGACCTGCCGGCCGTGTACGACGCGCTCCTGGCCGAGGACTCGCCCGTCCGTGGACAGGCGCTGCGCTACATCACCGAGGACCGGCGCTCGACCCGGCTCGTCTACAGCGTGAAGGCCGACGCCACGCAGGGCGAGATCACCGAGGACGCACGGAGCGTCGCGGCCGACATGGAGCGGCCACGGACGTCGCTCGTCGCCATCGCGACCGGGTCGACCGTCGTCTTCGAGGCCATCTCGGGGCTGATCCTCGACTCCGCGGTCACGTCGCTGATCATCGCGCTGACAGGGACGGCCGTCTTCCTCCTGTTCGTCTACTGGGTACTGGAAGGCAAACCCTCGATGGGGGTCGCCAATCTCATCCCCATCGTGGTGACGGTCTCGTTCGTCGCGGGGTCGATGCGCGTGTTCGGTATCTCGTTCAACGCCTTCACCGCCACGATACTGGCCATCACCATCGGCCTGGGCATCGACTACTCCGTCCACGTCACCCACCGGTTCGCCGACGAGTACCGGGAACGCGAGCTGTACGAGGCCCTGGACCGGACCGTCCGGGGGACCGGCGGCGCGCTCGCGGGCTCGATGCTGACGACGGTGTTCGGCATCGGCGTGCTCGTCCTGTCCGTCTTCCCCGCCATCGGCCAGTTCGGCATCCTCACCGGCCTGAGCGTCATCTACGCCTTCGTCTCCTCGCTGCTGGTCCTCCCCTCCGCGCTGGTCGTCTGGGCCCGCCTCTTCGGCGGCGGCGGCGGCCTCGCGAGCGACGAGCCGTCGACCGGACCCACGCCGGAGGACGTGTCGGCCACGGGGGGCGACGTGTCCGCGGGCGAGGCGGGCTAG
- a CDS encoding DNA double-strand break repair nuclease NurA, translating into MTLDPVHFKAITRLAGRVSREDAERDHRDFAETVWQQYLDPLYDDGEVVLEPVGEHRRRRVHAEDIALADDPFPTRHGLDSGTINPTTFKNGLVVDVAQAAMSAVPSDVDLHRGRTMVTAVHTNDATTTFEEDWRMDDEGYVRGRVLHVPRVDRTVTPVVHELALYLAEITHANSNREIVDDLLVLDGPVYPKGLLTWADRDPELQELLAAEEQPQEIIGRYVKMVEHFADRGVPIIGFVKTPVSRQVTRTIREKEGSAPWVNDAAFFSQVLSPDPYGTGANDRDTSSLTFTNWFVSRGGTDGALSRPSVPYDIERERDPADYEVTFCMLYDPRTDTVYRVESPAVFTRDEELRERLTRHVLTSVATERGPPLAVRKADQLARISRRETVALREALERAFDSELDTNYGDERAAKWGLEG; encoded by the coding sequence ATGACCCTGGACCCGGTCCACTTCAAAGCGATCACCCGACTGGCGGGCCGGGTGTCCCGCGAGGACGCCGAGCGCGACCATCGGGACTTCGCCGAGACCGTCTGGCAGCAGTACCTCGACCCGCTGTACGACGACGGCGAGGTCGTCCTCGAACCGGTGGGCGAGCACCGGCGCCGGCGCGTCCACGCCGAGGACATCGCGCTCGCCGACGACCCGTTCCCGACCCGGCACGGCCTCGACTCGGGCACCATCAACCCGACCACGTTCAAGAACGGCCTCGTCGTCGACGTCGCGCAGGCGGCGATGAGCGCGGTCCCCTCGGACGTGGACCTCCACCGCGGCCGGACGATGGTGACGGCGGTCCACACCAACGACGCGACCACGACCTTCGAGGAGGACTGGCGGATGGACGACGAGGGGTACGTCCGCGGCCGGGTGCTGCACGTCCCCCGCGTCGACCGGACGGTGACGCCCGTGGTCCACGAGCTCGCGCTCTACCTCGCTGAGATCACCCACGCGAACAGCAACCGCGAGATCGTCGACGACCTGCTCGTCCTCGACGGGCCGGTCTACCCGAAGGGGCTCCTGACGTGGGCCGACCGCGACCCCGAACTGCAGGAACTGCTCGCCGCCGAGGAGCAGCCCCAGGAGATCATCGGCCGGTACGTGAAGATGGTCGAGCACTTCGCCGACCGCGGGGTCCCCATCATCGGCTTCGTGAAGACGCCCGTCTCCCGGCAGGTCACCCGGACCATCCGGGAGAAGGAGGGGTCGGCGCCGTGGGTCAACGACGCGGCGTTCTTCTCGCAGGTCCTCTCCCCCGACCCCTACGGTACCGGGGCGAACGACCGCGACACCTCGTCGCTGACGTTCACCAACTGGTTCGTCTCCCGGGGCGGCACCGACGGAGCCCTCTCGCGGCCATCGGTCCCGTACGACATCGAGCGCGAGCGCGACCCCGCGGACTACGAGGTGACGTTCTGCATGCTGTACGACCCGCGCACGGACACCGTCTACCGCGTGGAGTCGCCCGCCGTGTTCACCCGGGACGAGGAGCTACGCGAGCGCCTGACCCGGCACGTCCTCACGTCGGTCGCGACCGAGCGCGGGCCACCGCTCGCGGTGCGGAAGGCCGACCAGCTCGCCCGCATCTCCCGGCGCGAGACGGTCGCGCTGCGCGAGGCGCTGGAGCGGGCCTTCGACTCGGAACTGGACACGAACTACGGCGACGAGCGGGCGGCGAAGTGGGGACTGGAGGGGTAG